The DNA window AAGTTGTTATTTTTCAGGTTGTAAAATATAAATTATAGAAACTAATAAATCCCTTTAGAAATACAAATTCAATTTAACGAATACTTTAATACATAGGAAATTAAACATATATATGGGCTTATGTTACTGGTTTAGATTGTATAGCGAGTATGCCGTTACAGATATAATAAATAACTTATTCCATAGCCTTCGCATCAGATATGATGATTCGGGTTATAGATTTTCGTTATGAAAATAATAAGACCAAACCATTATATTATTCAATATCTTTCCCGAAATCCTTCTGCGATTTTTTCCAGATCATTCATTAAGTTGATATCTCTATCCGTCTCTGCTACATGATTTGGGTTGTTGTGATCCCAATGTTTGATAATCGCGATTAATAGATAAGTATTGCTGTCGAAAAAACCAGGGCAATAAACTAAAAAATAACCGCTGGTTCGTCTAAATTGGATCAGTCTGAGAGGAAATCCTTTTTCTTTGAAATGCAAATGTTGCAATTCAAGATACGAACGGTTATGTGTGAATTGATAGGGAACGTCTCGGCCAAAGGTGATGGGTAAGCCTTTCCCTTCCTTATAAGCACGAAAATCGTTAACCAAAGCTTTCGTTTTTTGTTCGCCTAAAGCCTCTTTCAAACCACGGTGCGTGAATATTCTTACCACCGTTTAGTTTCCTTTTATTATTAGATAATTGCCTAATCTTATTGGGTATTTTCTCAAGACCATTCTTCGTAATCTTCGGGCGTACTTCCTTTTTTGATTCTTTCAGCCATCTTAGAGGTGATTTTATTCATATTTAGGCCTTCTCCAGTAAAGTTGGCAGGAATACTTTTCAGTTCAGTATTTCCTCGTTGCGCATATTCGCAAAATGCACTCATTTCCTCAAAAAGTGCGGCAGGAACTGCGTAGAATTGGATTTGGTTGTTGGATGAAACGGCAATAGCATCTCCTTTGGCTTCTGCTAATGCGGCACTGGGGTTAGATTTAAACTTACTGATAGCTGTAGTGTAGCCACACAGGACTTTCTGTAACATAGAAAACCTCGCCAGAAGAAAATATATAGAATAGTAGATATGGCTCTAAGTATAGACCTATATTTGATTGAAAACTAGCGTGTAGTATGATTCTGTTAAGTCATTCTAAATGAGTGATTTTTAAATTATTCAGAAAATTAACAATAAATTAAGTAAGTTTCTGGAGTTGCAGATACCTGCAACTCCCCCACATCAAAACCCTCAACCAACTCCTCCAACATCTTTTCTCTTCACCACCCCATAAACCCCGGCCGTCAACACTGTACCAGCCAAAATCGTCCCTAAATACGGCAACACAGGTGTAATTGCTCCCGGAATTAACAACACAAATAACCCGCCATGTGGCGCCATCAGTTGTGTTCCGAAGTACATTGAGAGCGCTCCGGTTACTGCGCCGCCTAAAATGCAACTCGGCAATACCCTTACCGGATCTTTCGCCGCAAAGGGAATTGCTGCTTCGGTAATAAAACACAGCCCCAATACCAATGCTGTTTTTCCGCCTTCACGTTCACTTGGGTCAAATTTATTTCTGGCAATTAGCGTTGCCAGCCACATGCTAATGGTGGCACCATTCCCGCCGCCATAATTGCTGCCATTGGGCCATAGCTTTCATATCTGGGCTGTATTAATACTAATACTGGCTAATATTAGAAGAGTAAGAGTATAATTCGCCCTTAATTAGTAATGATTTTTCAAAGTTACTAATTATTCATTTTTTGATTTTTAACTATACAGACCGATATTGCTAATTATCTGTATTATCTGGAAAGTATCTCTAAGGCGTTAAAGAGTAAAGTAAGGCTTTTGATTATTTTTCCTAAAAGGTGATAGCGGTCTTAATTATTTGAATTTTAGTAAAAATAATTAATTGTAAAATTTATTATTAAAATAATGAAAAATAATTCTAATAAATGCATGTATTATGTTATCAGGAACGCGTTTTGTTTTTGTATGACGATCATTGACATGAAAAAGGTTTCAGAATGTTGTGACGAAAGGAGGATATCGGCACCGGTTGGTGGCTTTATTGCGTTGGGTGGTGAAATGATTAAGGTGAAGTAAGGTTTTGACGGTCTTAGTAACTTATTGAGAGAAAAAGGTTTTTTAGTTTAAAAAATAATCAATAAGAAATTATTTCCAACTGGATAATTTGGGTTCAGAATGGCATGAAATGTCATCATTCATGAAATGTTAATAAAAAATGGCTTATTGCCATTATTTCAGCTTTCAATTTCGGCGTACTGCGTTTATTATGCGCGCTTCGTAATTTCAACCGGCGCCACTGGCTTTGAGCTTCAGCAGAGAAATGATGCCTCCTGCTGGCTGACACAGTCTTTTCCCGTGGCGGTTCTATCTGCATTATTCCAAGGGATAGATGATAGCATAAATGACTGAGAATACCTCTCTGATACCGCTCGTTGAACTAAAAGCCTTGAGTAAGGGCTTCGACAGCAAACAAGTTATTTCACAGCTCGATCTGACAATCAATGATGGCGAGTTCTTGACCATTCTTGGGCCATCCGGTTGTGGCAAAACCACAGTACTTCGTCTGATCGCCGGGCTGGAAGATGCCGATAGCGGCAAAATTTTACTGGAAGGGCAGGATATTACCGATATTCCGGCTGAGCACCGTCACGTTAATACGGTTTTCCAGAGTTATGCCCTGTTCCCCCACATGACCGTATTTGAAAATGTTGCCTTTGGGCTACGTATGCAAAAAACACCGGAAAAAGAGATTGTTCCGCGGGTTGAAGAAGCATTACGTATGGTGCAGCTTGAAGAGTTTGCCCAGCGTAAACCCGCACAGCTTTCCGGCGGGCAGCAGCAACGTGTGGCGATTGCCCGTGCGGTTGTGAACAAACCGAAGGTTCTTCTGTTAGATGAATCGCTGTCGGCGCTCGATTATAAGCTGCGTAAGCAGATGCAGAACGAGTTGAAAGCGCTCCAGCGTAAACTTGGTATTACCTTTATTTTCGTGACGCATGATCAGGAAGAAGCGCTGGTGATGTCTGACCGTATTGTGGTTATGCGTGATGGACATATTGAACAGGATGGCACACCCAGAGAGATCTACGAAGAGCCGAAAAATCTGTTTGTTGCCCGCTTTATCGGTGAAATCAATATCTTTGATGCCAAAGTATTACATCGTGTTGATGAGCAACGCATACGTGCTGATGTGGAAGGTCATGAATGTGATATTTTCACGTCTCTGCCAGTAACCGCCGGACAGACGTTGAAGGTACTGCTACGCCCGGAAGATTTGCGTGTAGAGGAGATCAACGATGGTGAGCAGGTGTCAGGTCTGATTGGTTATGTACGTGAACGTAACTACAAAGGCATGACGCTGGATTCTGTGGTCGAAATGGAAAACGGCAAAATGGTCATGGTGAGTGAGTTCTTCAATGAAGATGATCCCGATGTTGACCATTCCCTGAACCAGAAGATTGCTGTCACTTGGGTAGAAAGCTGGGAGGTTGTGCTGGTCGATGAAGAAGACGCGTAAACTATTCCAGAATATTGTCATTACAGGCATGGTTTTTTGGCTGATGCTGTTTGTTTTTCTGCCGAACTTGATGATTATCGGAACCAGCTTTCTGACTCGTGATGATGCTAATCTGGTACAGATGGTCTTTTCGCTGGATAACTATACCCGCTTGTTCGATCCGCTATATGCCGAGGTGCTGGTGCACTCGCTGAATATGGCTATAGTCGCAACGTTATGTTGTCTGGTGATTGGTTATCCATTTGCCTTTTTTATGGCGCGGATGCCGAAAAAGCTGCGCCCACTGCTGTTGTTCCTGCTTATCCTGCCATTCTGGACGAATTCTTTAATCCGTATTTATGGTTTGAAGATGTTTCTCAGTACTCGCGGTTATATGAATGATTTTTTGCTGTGGACTGGGATTATTGATAAACCACTGCGCCTTATGTATACCCCTGAAGCTGTGGTGTTGGGTCTGGTTTATATTCTGCTGCCATTTATGGTGATGCCTCTCTATTCCAGTATTGAGAAGCTGGATAAATCTTGTCTGGAAGCGGCACGTGATCTGGGAGCAGGGAAATTGCAGACTTTTGTCCGCATCATCATACCGCTGACTATGCCGGGTATTATTGCTGGCTGCCTGTTGGTGCTGCTGCCTGCGATGGGGCTGTTCTATGTGGCTGATTTGATGGGTGGAGCGAAAAACCTGCTGATTGGTAATGTGATTAAAAGTCAGTTCCTCAACATTCGCGACTGGCCGTTTGGTGCGGCAACCAGTATCTGTCTGACGCTGGTTATGGGGCTGATGTTATGGATTTACTATCGTGCGGCTAAGCTGCTGAACAAGAAGGTGGAACTGGAATGATCGGACGCCTGTTGCGCGGTGGTTTTATGACCATCGTTTACGCTTACCTGTATATCCCGATTATTATTCTGCTGGTAAGTTCGTTTAACCAGTCACGCTTTGGCATTAGTTGGCAGGGGTTCACGACAGAATGGTACAGCCTGTTATTCAGTAATGACAGTTTGCTGCAAGCCGCAGGGCATTCCCTGACAATGGCGGTTGTTTCCGCCACATTTGCTACGATGATTGGTTCATTGACTGCGGTTGCCCTGTATCGTTATTCATTCCGTGGCAAAAAGTTTGTTAGCGGTATGCTGTTTGTGGTGATGATGTCGCCGGATATTGTGATGGCGATTTCATTGCTGGTGCTGTTTATGCTGCTGGGCGTTTCACTGGGATTCTGGTCACTACTGTTTTCTCACATCACCTTTTGTTTACCGTTTGTGGTGGTGACTGTCTATTCCCGTCTGAAAGATTTTGATGTCAAAATGCTGGAAGCAGCCCGCGATTTAGGCGCGAGTGAACTGACTATCCTGCGTAAGATTATCCTGCCGTTGGCAATGCCAGCAGTTATGGCGGGATGGTTGCTGAGTTTTACCCTGTCGATGGATGATGTAGTTGTTTCTTCATTTGTGACGGGGCCGGGTTATGAAATCCTGCCACTTAAGATCTATTCAATGGTAAAAGTGGGAGTTTCACCGGAAGTAAACGCATTAGCTGCTATTTTATTGGCTATGTCACTGGTATTAGTGCTGATTAGCCAATTTGTGATGCGTGATCGTACAGGTAAGTCTTAGTACCAATTTAAGCGCGGTCAGATTGGGCCGCGCTTTATGTATTTTATGTGCATTTCACCGTATCGTACAATCTAATTGTAATAATTGTACAACTCATAATCCTACAATATAAATATAACAAGTGGCTTTACCCTGCAAAATGCGGCTCTTATAATAGCCGTTTTTTTGGGGTAGGTTCATATCGAACCTGCTATATACGGTAATAACGCGATAATTACGCACCAACTGCGGGGAAACACTACATGAAAAACAGCATGAAAAAGTGGTTCTATCTGTTAGCCGCTGGGATGATGGCATTAAGCATTGGTTCGGTGAATGCTGCTGTCGCTGATGATGGCAAGACACTCTATTTTTACAACTGGACTGAATATGTTCCGCCTGGTTTGCTCAACCAGTTCACTAAAGAAACTGGGATTAGGGTGATTTATTCCACCTATGAATCCAATGAGAGCATGTATACCAAGCTGAAAACCTATAAAGATGGGGCTTATGATTTAGTTGTGCCATCCACTTACTTTATCTCCAAAATGAGTAAAGAAGGGATGTTGCAAAAAATCGATACAAGCAAACTCAGCAATTTCCATAATCTTGATCCTAATCTGCTGCATAAGTCTTTTGACCCGAAAAACGAATATTCCATCCCTTATATTTGGGGAGCGACTACTATTGGTGTCAACAGCGACAGTATCGATCCCAAGACCATTACTTCCTGGGCTGATTTCTGGAAGCCTGAATACAAAAATAGTTTGGTATTGACAGATGATGCCCGTGAAGTTTTCCAGATCGCGCTGTTGAAACTGGGCTACTCCGGTAATACAACCAATCCGAAAGAGATTGCAGCGGCGTATAATGAACTGCAAAAGCTAATGCCAAATGTACTGGCATTCAATTCTGATAACCCTGCTAATCCATTTGTGGAAGGTGAAGTTGATGTCGGCATGATGTGGCCGGGTTCTGCATATGTTGCACGTCAGTCAGGAACACCTATTGAGATTATCTGGCCGAAAGAAGGCGGTATTTTCTGGATGGATAGCCTGGCTATTCCGGCAAATGCTAAGAATGTCGATGGAGCAATAAAGCTGATTGACTTCCTGCTGCGCCCGGAGATTGCAGCGCAGGTTGCTGAAAAAACTGGCTATGCGACACCAAACCTGGCTGCGAAAAAACTGCTGCCAGCCGCTGTGTCAGGGGATAAATCACTGTATCCTGATGAGGCAATGATCCAGAAAGGGGAATGGCAAAGCGACGTTGGCAATGCTAATGTCCTGTATGAAAACTATTTCCAAAAACTAAAAGCGGGTCAGTGATCCGGGATTTAATCAGAATGAAAGGGAGCATCTGGCTCCCTTTTTAATTTAGATTAGCTATTTTTTCAATTCAAAGCCCTGCGCGCGTACCAATTGGTTCATCGATTTCAAATCAGCCATCAGATCATCGACATTGTTGCTTAACAGATTTTGGTGCATTTCACTGAATGCGACACTCATCTCCTGCAAACTCTGCAAGGTTAATAATTTAGCTTCTTGAAACTGCTGGCTGTTAGCCTGATGTTGTTTAAGTGTTGTGAAAGATTCCACCGCATTCTTTATCATAGGTAAATAGCGGTTAAGAAATGTTGTTCCCTGTGGGATATCCCGTTCATCTTCTTTCATACAGGCAATGATGGCACGGGTTTTTTCCTCAATTTTCCCAAGATAAGGCTGCATATCAAGCGAAACATTAGGCTGGTGGGCCATGATTAAAGCCAATTGATGATAATATTCTTTAAAAGCATCTGGTGTATTTTCTTCTTCCTGCTCGTTGTTTTTAACAATTGTTTTTCTTGTGGCCTCTTCTGCTGCTTTTTTTATCTCATCCTCAACTTTTTTTATTTCTTCATTGAGTTTTTTTCGCTCAAAATTACAGGCTGCAAAAAGTAGAACAGCATATGTGATACAGAACCAGGTTGGAAATAGTTGAAAATATTTTATCAATGCTGAGACGAGAGTAAGACATCCTATTATCAATAGAACAAACCGCCCACCTTTTACTGATTGCTTACCAATGGATTTGATAAGCAACATAGCAAGACCTGTCAGTAGAATGAACACAGGCAGTAAATTGGCAAACGCACACAATATCAACAGTAATACGATAATGAAAGATTGCCGAACGTTGGAACTATGCTCATTACGAGGAGGCCAAAGAGCAACCATGCCAATATAATTAGAGAAAACAATGAGTCCTTCAATAGATGAGTTATAAATCCCTTCCCAAAGTTTCGAATTCGTTGTTATACCAATGACTATAGAGCTAGTAAACAGCCCTATGACATGAATTAACAAGCGCTTAATAAATGCTTTTATGGTATCCACAATAAAGCCATTCCTTAAAAGCCTTCCCATAAGAGGAAAGCTCCTATTTAAAAAATTAACACGTTTTTCTGAACAAGCCGATTATTGATATTTCGTCACTGCGGCGTTTAAACGCTGGCGCAGGTTTTCTTCCATATTGGCAAGTTCGACTTCCACCTGAGCACGCTTGCTTTTCGCATCAGAAGCAATGCGCATGGTTTCTTCAATTGTATTGACCAGACGGTCTTGTACTTCACGTAATGTTTCAGCATCAATAATGGAGCGCTCAACTTCTGTTGCCACTGCAATGCTGTTTTGTTGCAGAATTTCAGCATTTCTGCGCAGGAGTTCATTCGTGGTATCGCTAACTTCTTTTTGCAGTTTGGCTGCTTTACCTTGCGTTTCCAAAGATAATTGCAATACTAACTGGCTTTTCCAGATCGGCAGGGTAGTTAAGATACTGCTCTGGATTTTTTCGGCCAGTTGCTGGTTGTTACTCTGTACGATACGGATTTGCGGTGCAGTCTGAATCGCTACGGCTTTTGATAGTTCCAGGTCATGAATACGGCGTTCAAACCGGGTGATGTTTTCCATCAGATCTTTCACACTCTGCGCATCCATCATGTCTTTGGACATCTCTGCTTTCATGCGCAGTTCAGGCAGAAGTTCGTTTCTTACCTGTTCCAGCTTCTGTTTACCGGCTTCAACATAGAGTGTAATGTCTTTATAAAAACCCAAATTGCGGGTATAGAGCTGTTCCAGTACATTAATATCCCGAACCAGCGTAGTCATTGCATTATCAAGATGGACGGTAATTGCATCCACCTGTTGAGTTAAGGTTCTGCTATCAATAACTGCGCGTTCTGCTTTTTTGAACAGGCCACCAATCAGAGGAAGATTTCTGAAAAAACTACTCGTTTTTTCTTCTTCGGTCAGTGGGCCATTCTCACGCACAAACATGACCAAATCAGATAATTTTTTACCAACCGCTCCGGTGTCTTTTGAACGGACATTCTCCAATAAAGAATCAGCAAAGCGGGCAATTTCGCCCATAGGTTTAGCACCATAGCTAATCACCGCAGTTGGTTGGAAAATATCAATTTTTTCTATCAGTTCGTTGACTTTTTCCTGATCAATCCGATCCGTTAATTGTGTAGAGCTGGTTTGGCGTTCGAACGATGGTACAGGCATAGATTCCGTATTCATGAGATAGTCCAATTGTGAAATTAATGTATATCCAGTGTCTTTCAAGTGGTAGCTTTGTGGGTGGGTTGAGTTCCTTTACCATCGCGCTGTATCTTGAAATCCATAGGGCATAACTAGGTATAATATAAAGAATATTATACGATTTTCTCTGTTTATTTAAAGCCAATTCACTTAAGAATACGGTATTTCCATTTATTGGATAAACGTAATAATTGTTTGATTTAAAATGTTTTTCGGTATTTCAGGGGTTATTGATTTTAAAGTTATTGTTAGTCAGATGATTGTTCTTAAATGGTTCTGCGCTTAGTACTTAGCTTTTTTGTAGTAACCCTACACAGTATTTATCCTTCTAAATAAAACATGTGCCAGGCTCTATTTCTGGTTGTTTTAATCGTTGGTCGAGAAGTGAATAAATAGGTTTTCATAATTGTGATACACTCAAATTTTAAAGATTCCTTACTCCTCGCGTCTTTAAATTTTATGATTCAATGAAATTGGTTTAAGGAGTATTCTTACTAAATACAGCATAATTAGAGAGCTGTTTTTATGAGCCTTCAAATGATAATTGTTGTTTATATCAAATTTGTAATCGCATCATTCAACGCTATACTCCAGACAACAAGAGTTGATTTCGGGTTGAATACTCTAATCAGAGGATACATATTATGAAAATCTTGAAGTTATCAGTTGCAGCATTACTGGTGTTGTTTTCAAGTGCAGTACTTGCAGCGCCCACAGTATCAACAGATCACACTGCCAAAACTGCCACAACAGTGGAAAAGAGTGCCAAAACGGCTGAAAATAAAGTTAGCTCGTTAGAAAAGAAAGCGGGTGAAAACAGTAAGAAATTAACGAAGAAAGGAAATACTAAAGCTAAAAAAGGTATGAATACTGCGCTTTGTAAAGATGGAACTTATAGTAAGAGTAAATCGCGTAAAGGTGCATGCTCACGTCACGGTGGTGTCGCTAAATGGTTATAGTTTTCCGGTGACTTTTTATTATGTCTAATTTAGGGGGCTCAGGCCCCCTAATTACTTTCCAATAAGAGTCTCTTTCTTAATTGTTACGCTTTATACACCAGTTATTGTGAAAATAATATTTTTCTCGATATTGCCAGTGTATTGTTAATTCTAAAATGCGTTAGATTAGAATAGAAGCTTAAAGGTATTTTATTCACTAAGAAGAAAAGATGTAAGGAAGCAATATTAAATCAATTGATTTAGTATTGCTTCCTTACTTATTTAAGCTAACTATTAAAACATAATTAACCACTAAAATAGATAACTAAAAATAGATAAATTCATATCTGATGATTCACATAACTAAATTAATTTTTACATTGATGATTTAAGGAGGGTGAGAAATTGTTTTTTATTAAAAATAAATGAGTTAAACATAATATTGTGAATCAAGTATTCTTTATTTTAGATAAAAAATAGTAGGGAAATATGTGATAAATAACACTATTTTCCAGATAAAATTCCAATAATTATTACACTTATTTACGGTATTAAGTAAAAAATATAGATTATTGTCAGTAACGTGCTAATATTCGTTACGTAATTAACCTCACGAATCACGAATAAAGATAGCTATAGATTGATTGCTTTGTTAATATTCGTGTGTTTTTTTATCCAGAGTAATAAAACGAGGAGAAGCAAATGCCCTCTCGAATGATGAGGACAACTGCGGTCTTCGCTTTCTTTCTCTCTTTAATCTTTACTGGATTGAGCAATGCTTCAACCAATAGCTCAAAAGTGAAAGAGTATTCTCACAATGGCATAAAGCATCATTTGCCTGATTTGCGAAAATACCCTTCAGGTACACCCAGGAAGAAAGCGTTTTTAAATATTGTTGTCCCTGTAATTGATAAGCATAATCAACAGATTATGCAAGACCGCACATGGCTCCTGTCGCACCATAAATCACATAAATGGTCTGTACAGGATATCAGGCGATTGCAGAGGATCTGCACAGATTACAAAATGACTTGTACCTTACCAAAATGGGTTGACTGGCAGCAGTTGTTGAATAGGGTTGATATTATTCCGACCCATTTCGTTGCTACTCAGGCTGCCGCAGAATCAGGATGGGGAACATCAGAACTTGCACTGAAAAATAATAACCTGTTTGGAATGCGTTGTCGCTCATGCGGCAAAGCTAAAGGGAAAATTAAAGGTTATTCAGTTTATGATTCGATTGAAGACTCTGTCATCGCCTATATGAAAAATATGAATACGCATCGTGCTTATGAGTCACTGCGTACTTCACGTGCAAGGCAGAGAATAGCACAAGTGCCACTTAATACCGGCAAACTGATCGATCATCTTAAAGGTTATTCCGAATTAGGTGCTGGCTATAATCGTTATTTACATAAAGTATTTAATGGCAATAAGGAATTAATTTCACAAGTACAGGAATACGGAAAGTGATTGCCAATAAATATGAGTAATATGGCTATTCTTCAATAATCCGCACTGTATTAATTACAATGTGGATTATTTTTTATCATGATAGTCTAAAAACCGTTAGCACATCACAGCATCGCGAAATAGATCATACCGACAATTGCTCCTGTTGTACCTAAAATAGTTTCCATGATTGTCCATGTTTTTAAGGTCTGTCCTTCTGTTGCCCCGGTAAATTTACCGAACAACCAGAAACCAGAATCATTGACATGGCTGAAGATCAATGAGCCACCAGCGATACATACAGAGAGTGCTGCCATTTGTGCACCGGAATAACCCAGTTCACCGATAACAGGCAGTATCAGGCCAACAGTGGTCAGGCAGGCAACAGTGGCTGAGCCCTGTATCACACGTACAGCGCCAGCCAGAATAAAACATGCCAATGCGATTGGCAGGCCGACACCAATCAACGCGTTACCCAACGAAGGCCCTACACCGGAATCAATCAATACTTGCTTGAAGACGCCACCCGCACCTGTGACCAGTAAGATAATACCCGCTGGTTGGATTGCCGCAGAGCAGACATCCATTACTTTTTCTTTGCTCATGCCACGACGAATTGCCAGGCCATAAATTGCCACCAGACAGGCAATTAAAATTGCGGTGAAAGGATGACCGATAAATTCCAGCCACTGATACAGTACAGATTGTTTATCAACAAAACGGGCACCAATGGTTTTCAATCCGACTAATACTAATGGAAATAGCACCAGTGACAGACTGAACACAAAAGAAGGCATTTGATTCTTACCAATGCTTGGTGTGCTCAGATCTTTGGGTAAATCCAGAGTGACATATTTGCTGATGAAATTACCGTATACTGGGCCAGCCAGTAACATACCGGGAATTGCCGCACTCAGGCCAATCAGGATCATCCAGCCAAAATCTGCTCCCATTTGAGAAGCCAGCATCATTGGAGCCGGCCCCGGCACCAGAAACGCCGCCGCCGCTGCCACACCAGCAAATAATGGAACCGCCAGTTTTACCACATTACCGCCAGTCCGACGTGCAACAGCAAAAACCACGCCGATCAACAGTACAATCGCTACATCAAAAAACAGTGGTAATGCACAGATAAGGCCTGCAATACCTAGCGCATAATTAGCCCGTTTTTCACCGAAGCTGCCCAGTAATTTTACGGCGATTTGATCAAGTGCGCCTGTTTCATGCAGGATTTTGCCAAACATGGCTCCTAGTGCGACTACAATAGCAAGGAAGCCCAATGTGCCTGACATACCGTTTTGCATAGTTTGAGCGATTTTTTCTAATGGCATCCCGGAAAAAATACCGGCTCCCATTGAAACCAACATCAAGGCGATAAAGGCGTGCATTCGGGCCTTCATCACCAAAAACAGCAGCAGAAGAACAGAGCCGACAGCTGTCAGCACCAGCGTTAATGTACTCATTAATGCCTCTTAGTAATATGGTGGATTGTTTTAATTGTGTTTTTAATTACTTCATCAAGAGCTGGTTTGATATCAATAGCATGGATATCTTTCTCATCACTCGTCGGTTCTTCTAATGCCTCAAATTGGGAGATCAGCATTTGTGGTTTGAAAAAATGTCCTTTACGTGTTTTCAGGCGGCTTTCAATTAATTCAAAATCCCCCTGCATATACAGGAATGACAAGTTTTTGTTACCGTTACGCAGAATATCCCGGTAGCGTTTTTTCAGGGCAGAACACACCAGCAAAGAGACGTTATTGGTACGTTGCATGGCAAAAATGGCATCATTAAGCGCTTCCAGCCACGGTTGACGATCATCGTCATTCAGGGCATGACCTTCTGCCATTTTCTTAATATTGGCGCGGGGATGAAGGAAATCTCCATCTAAAAATGCAGCATCCAGTTTATGGGCAACACCATTGGCAACGGCAGATTTACCACTGCCGGATACCCCCATCAATATAAAAACATGGTTTGGCTGCTGGGTATCGCTCATCATCAAACTCCTTTGTGCAGATTGTGTCACTTGGTCGTCCTTGTGATTGAACTGCAATATTTTCTTTGTGAAATATTACCTGTGAAATGTTACCGGTAACTACCTATTGGCAACATTATCAGCAGCAAAGGATGGTGAGCAATCAATCAAGATTGGTAAAAAAGGAAAATGTGAGGCCTATCGCAATTGAAGATGGGGAGATATCATTTTAAGCTACAAAAATTAAACACTTTCACCTAATGAAAGCGTAAATCCAACGTCAATAAGAGTTTGTTCTAGTTTTTCGCCCTTTAGGCGTGCAAGCAATGCTTCTGCTGCCTTGCGTCCTATTTGGTCACGGGGAGTCAACACGCTGGCAAGTTTTGGGGTCATGACCTGACCGACATCATGCCCATGGAAACCGGCTACAGCAATGTCTCCCGGTACTTTGATCCCCTGACGCTGACATTCAAATATTGCACCAATCGCGATATCGTCATTGGTACAAAACAGGCCGTCAACATCAGGATATTTCTGGTAAGTTTCCTGTAAGAGTCGGACACCCAATGAGTAAGATGAACTGGCCGGTGTCATCACTTTTCTTGGTTGTAATCCCGCACTGCGCATTGCTGTTTCATATCCTTCCAAACGGATCAACGTTCTTTCATCCTGCCGTGCACCGAGATAGACAATATTCTGGCAACCACGTCCGAGCATGGATTCTGTCATCTGACGTGCTGCTTCAAAATTATCGATACCAACGGCAACATCAAGGCAGGGCGATACACTGTCCATCAGTTCTACAACAGGGATACCAGTGGTTTCCAATACTTTCAGGGTTTTGGGAGTATGTGTTCGTTCGG is part of the Xenorhabdus cabanillasii genome and encodes:
- a CDS encoding protein bax — its product is MPSRMMRTTAVFAFFLSLIFTGLSNASTNSSKVKEYSHNGIKHHLPDLRKYPSGTPRKKAFLNIVVPVIDKHNQQIMQDRTWLLSHHKSHKWSVQDIRRLQRICTDYKMTCTLPKWVDWQQLLNRVDIIPTHFVATQAAAESGWGTSELALKNNNLFGMRCRSCGKAKGKIKGYSVYDSIEDSVIAYMKNMNTHRAYESLRTSRARQRIAQVPLNTGKLIDHLKGYSELGAGYNRYLHKVFNGNKELISQVQEYGK
- a CDS encoding DUF3761 domain-containing protein encodes the protein MKILKLSVAALLVLFSSAVLAAPTVSTDHTAKTATTVEKSAKTAENKVSSLEKKAGENSKKLTKKGNTKAKKGMNTALCKDGTYSKSKSRKGACSRHGGVAKWL
- a CDS encoding toxic anion resistance protein gives rise to the protein MNTESMPVPSFERQTSSTQLTDRIDQEKVNELIEKIDIFQPTAVISYGAKPMGEIARFADSLLENVRSKDTGAVGKKLSDLVMFVRENGPLTEEEKTSSFFRNLPLIGGLFKKAERAVIDSRTLTQQVDAITVHLDNAMTTLVRDINVLEQLYTRNLGFYKDITLYVEAGKQKLEQVRNELLPELRMKAEMSKDMMDAQSVKDLMENITRFERRIHDLELSKAVAIQTAPQIRIVQSNNQQLAEKIQSSILTTLPIWKSQLVLQLSLETQGKAAKLQKEVSDTTNELLRRNAEILQQNSIAVATEVERSIIDAETLREVQDRLVNTIEETMRIASDAKSKRAQVEVELANMEENLRQRLNAAVTKYQ
- a CDS encoding 5-bromo-4-chloroindolyl phosphate hydrolysis family protein — translated: MGRLLRNGFIVDTIKAFIKRLLIHVIGLFTSSIVIGITTNSKLWEGIYNSSIEGLIVFSNYIGMVALWPPRNEHSSNVRQSFIIVLLLILCAFANLLPVFILLTGLAMLLIKSIGKQSVKGGRFVLLIIGCLTLVSALIKYFQLFPTWFCITYAVLLFAACNFERKKLNEEIKKVEDEIKKAAEEATRKTIVKNNEQEEENTPDAFKEYYHQLALIMAHQPNVSLDMQPYLGKIEEKTRAIIACMKEDERDIPQGTTFLNRYLPMIKNAVESFTTLKQHQANSQQFQEAKLLTLQSLQEMSVAFSEMHQNLLSNNVDDLMADLKSMNQLVRAQGFELKK
- the gntK gene encoding gluconokinase, whose protein sequence is MSDTQQPNHVFILMGVSGSGKSAVANGVAHKLDAAFLDGDFLHPRANIKKMAEGHALNDDDRQPWLEALNDAIFAMQRTNNVSLLVCSALKKRYRDILRNGNKNLSFLYMQGDFELIESRLKTRKGHFFKPQMLISQFEALEEPTSDEKDIHAIDIKPALDEVIKNTIKTIHHITKRH
- the gntU gene encoding gluconate transporter — translated: MSTLTLVLTAVGSVLLLLFLVMKARMHAFIALMLVSMGAGIFSGMPLEKIAQTMQNGMSGTLGFLAIVVALGAMFGKILHETGALDQIAVKLLGSFGEKRANYALGIAGLICALPLFFDVAIVLLIGVVFAVARRTGGNVVKLAVPLFAGVAAAAAFLVPGPAPMMLASQMGADFGWMILIGLSAAIPGMLLAGPVYGNFISKYVTLDLPKDLSTPSIGKNQMPSFVFSLSLVLFPLVLVGLKTIGARFVDKQSVLYQWLEFIGHPFTAILIACLVAIYGLAIRRGMSKEKVMDVCSAAIQPAGIILLVTGAGGVFKQVLIDSGVGPSLGNALIGVGLPIALACFILAGAVRVIQGSATVACLTTVGLILPVIGELGYSGAQMAALSVCIAGGSLIFSHVNDSGFWLFGKFTGATEGQTLKTWTIMETILGTTGAIVGMIYFAML